DNA sequence from the Candidatus Fluviicola riflensis genome:
TTCCATTATTACAACATGGGCTGGATCAGCCTTGGATATAGAGGAAATGCTGCATTGAGTGCTGGAATCGGATTCAACGTATTGCGTCAGTTCCGCTTGGCTTATGCGTTTGAAATGGGTGTCTCTAATTTACGTTCTTACGGAAACGGATCGCATGAAATTCAATTGGGATTTGTGTTCGGGCGCAAGCGCAACATGGAAAAAGAATTCAAAGAACAAGAGAAAGAACATCAGCAGCAATTGGATGATGAATTGAAAATAGGAACGAATTAAATCAGATATTTTTCCCACATTTACAGATGCGTCCGTTTTATTTTTTATTAGCTATATCGCTTGGGTACTCGTTTAGATTATTCTATAAACGTCAGCTTAAGATCAATAATAAGCATCCGCGTTTCGGAAGTACAATCTACGTATCCAATCATCCCAATTCGTTTATGGACCCGTTATTAATCGGTTCCAATAACAGGCCGATTGTGCATTTTATGGCACGTTCCGATGTGTTTAAATGGTGGTTGAAACCAGTGGTTTGGGCTGCGCAGATGTTGCCGATTTACCGTCAGCATGATGGTGAAGATACGAAAGCCAAGAACCAGGGATCGTTTGATGAAGTAAACCGCAGTTTGGCCAAAGGGCGGAACATTCTCATTTTTGGTGAAGGATTTACTGACGATATTCAAATTCGAGGATTAAAGCCTGTGAAAAAAGGTGCGGCCCGAATGGGGTTTTCAGCACTGGAAGCAATCAATTGGTCGAAGAATATTTATATCTGCGCATTGGGAGTCAATTACACCGATCGCAATACCATGGGCAGCGAATCGTTGCTGGTAAATGGCGAGCGCATTTGCCTTAACGATTACAAAGAAGCATACAAAGCAAATCCAAGTAAAACGATCAATGAGGTTACGAAACTGACCGAGGCTAATATGCGGGAATGCATTACCTATGTTGCCGATAAAAACTGGTATTCGTTCCATGAGAATGTGATGCAGCTTACCCGCAAAGGGATGAATCACGAAAACCATGATGACCGGATTCCGCTGAAAGAACGCTGGGATTATTCGCGTCGTTTGGCTGGTTGGATGAATGCTCAAAACTTAGATGAGGACGAAGAATTGGTGAGCCTGAAAAAGGACATGGACGCTTATTTTAATCTTCAAAAGCGCATGAAAATGCAGGACCGGTTTGTGGTGGCAAAAGACCAGCCTGAGTTGAAAAACCGAACGACCGAATTGCTGATTATCCTGTTTGCATGGCCGCTGGCATTACTTGGAATGATTCATGGTTTTATTCCTTATATCGTCGTGAAAAAGTTTACCGAGAAGTCCTTCAAACGCAAAGTATTCTGGGGTTCGGTGAAAATGATGTTGGGTAAATTGCTTGGAACGATCTACAATATTCCCATTATCATAGTAGTAACTCACTACTTTTTGCCGTATTGGTGGCTTGGAATCATTTATTATTTCCTCATTCCGATTGTTTGTTGGGTAGCTTGGAGATACATGGTTGCGATTAGCGAATTCCGTATCAAAGGCGCTATGGATAAGATCGATGTTTCGAAGTTTGCGGCCCGCAGAGCGGAATTAGTAAAGCGCATTCAGGAGTTGATTCCGGTGGCGTAATTTGAAGACTATAGACAGAAGGCCAAAGACAGCTTCGTCTTTCATCTTTGGTCTTATGTCTACTGACCTAGACCTTCTTCCCAAGGTAAACAGCCACTATACAAAGCGTAACCGACACCACAATATTCAATCCACCCATGAGGTAATTGCCTTTTTCGAATAAATCGAGGTTTTCTTTGGCAAACGATGAAAACGTACTGTAGCCACCGCAAATTCCGATGACCATAAACGTATACCAACCTTCGTTCGAGTGAATTTTATCGCGGAGTAAGGCAATCGTGATTCCCAGCACCAAACAAGCAACAACGTTTGAAATAAGCGTTGCTAACGGAAAAGCGTGCTGCCACCATTTTGTGACCAAGGCCGATGTTCCGAAGCGCATAGTCGCTCCCAATCCTCCTCCCAGAAATACCAGTAACCAGTTCATTGTGTTGCTAAAGAAGCGAAAATAATTAAAACTCTGACAGACTCTTATCGATTGGTTTCAGTACTAGCGGTTTTACAGCAAAACGATAACTCAGATAAGCCACTATTCCGCCCCAGATTGTTCCGGCGATAATGTCGCTCAGGTAATGCACGCCAAGGTAAATACGCGAAAACGCAATGATGATACTAATAGCAGCCAGAATCCAGATCAATTTCGGGTAACGTGGCCGTAAACTCAAACCTACAAGCACTGTCATTGCCGCAAAATTGGTAGCGTGTGACGAAACGAAACCGTACATGCCGCCTTTGTAAAATTCGCCTTTTCCGAGGTAATAAAAGTGAAGTTTATGCGTCAGCAATGCGTGGTGCGATGGACGATAGCGCTGAAAAAAATCCTTGAAAAAATAAACCGAAGTCAAATCAACGATGGCAATGGTAGCTGCCGCAATTCCAACAAAAAGCAGTGTTTTGCGTGTGCCTAAATACTGCCAGCTCATGAAAAGCAAGATCAGATACAATGGAATCCAAGGCCAACGAGCTGAAATAAACCAAAAAATTTCATCTAAAACGGGTGTGTGCCAACTATTGACAGTTAGCACGATAGAACGATCAATGCTTTCCAGCCAATCAATCATGGTTGAGTTTCGACCAAATGAGGTCTTTGAGTTCTACCAGACCTTGTTCGGCCACCGATGAAATAAATAACCATGGAATCTTAGGCAAATCGGCACTGATGGCTTCTTTAAGTTCAGCATCCAGCATATCCGATTTGGTGATCGCCAGCAAGCGTTCTTTCAGCAACAATTCGGGATTGTATTGCTGTAATTCGTTCAAAAGAACTTTGTATTCCTTGTGAATGTCATCCGAATCGGCTGGGATCATAAACAACAGCAATGAATTGCGTTCGATATGGCGCAAAAAGCGCAATCCCAATCCTTTTCCGGTGTGGGCACCTTCAATAATTCCGGGAATATCGGCCATCACAAACGAACGATGGTCGCGGTATTTCACGATTCCTAAGTTCGGTCGCAGCGTTGTAAACGGATAATCACCGATTTCGGGTTTTGCAGCTGAAATGACAGAAAGCAAGGTGCTTTTTCCGGCATTGGGGAATCCGACCAAACCAACGTCGGCCAGCACTTTCATTTCCAATGTCATCCAGCCTTCCTGTCCTTTTTCACCCGGTTGGGCAAAACGCGGTGTTTGAAAAGTAGATGATTTGAAATTGTCATTTCCCATACCACCGCGGCCTCCGGGAACTAAAATGCGTTCCTCTCCTTCGTCGGTGATCTCAAACAAAAACTCACCCGTTTCCGAATTGCGGGCAATGGTTCCGAGTGGAACGTCAATGTATTTGTCTTCGCCTTGCGAACCTGTCTGCAGGTTTCCCGCGCCGTGAGATCCGTGTCCGGCTTTGATGTGTTTGTTGAACTTGAGGTGAAGCAAGGTCCACAACTGTTTGTTGCCGCGCAGAATAATATGTCCGCCACGCCCGCCGTCACCGCCGTCTGGTCCGCCTTGCGGAATGTATTTTTCGCGTCGAAAATGCGCCGAGCCACCACCTCCGTTTCCGGACTGGCAATGAATTTTCACATAATCAACGAAGTTGTCTGAAGCCATGGCTTATTTTAAGTGCGGTTCGATTGCCGCGTATAATTTGTCTGAAATGGCATCGATTTCGCCCACTCCATTAATCGTTGTTACCTTTCCTTGTTCAATATAGTAAGGCAAAACGTGAATTGTTTTTGTGAAATATTCATTGATGCGTTTCAATAATTTCTCGGCGGCATCATCTGCACGTCCACTGATTTTACTGCGCAACTCGATTCGTTCTTTGATCACTTCTTCCGGAACATCCAATTGCAAAACAGTTTGGATCGGTTGTCCTTTATCAGCCAGGTAAGTATCGAGTGACTCTGCCTGAACCACAGTTCGCGGAAATCCATCGAAGATAAATCCTTTTGCATCCGGATGTTTTTGCACTTCTTCTTCCAGCATGTCAATCGTGATTGAATCAGGGACCAAAAATCCGTCAGCCATGATCTGCTTCACACGTTTTCCCAGTTCGGTATCGTTTTCGATGTGCGCTCTGAACATATCACCTGTTGATAGGTGAACCAGTCCGTATTTTTCAATCAATCGTTCAGATTGAGTACCTTTCCCTGCTCCCGGAGGGCCAAATAATACAATATTCAACATTGCGTATTATCCTTTTAATTGATAGATATGTTCTGTATTTCTGCCGTGTTCGTTGTAATCGAGGCCGTAACCAACCACAAATGAATTGGGAATGGAGAATCCGACAAAATCAGGTGTGTGTTTACCGATAAATGCCTCAGGCTTGTAAAGCAACGTTGTAATTTTGATACTCGCAGGATGCTCCGTGGCTAACAGCGTCATTATTTTATTGATCGTAATTCCGGTGTCAACAATATCTTCCAGAATGATGACATGTTTGTTTTTGATCGAGGTATTGAGCCCGATTACCTCATCTACCCGGCCACTTGAATTCATGCCCTGATAACTGCTCACTTTCACAAACGAAATTTCACACGGAAGGGTAACTCGTTTCATCAGATCGGCCGCAAACATAAAGGCTCCGTTGAGTATAGCGATGAATACCACCTCTTTACCGGCATATTCTTTATTCAGCGTATCGGCAAGCGAAGCAATTTCAGTTTGAATCTCTTCGTTGTGAATGAATATTTCGAAAGTTTTATCGTGAATTTGAAGCACTTCGTCGTGTAAAATTTGTCCAAAAGTACGATTTTTTGAGCATTTATTCATGCGATTTTTTGTGCAGCCGGAAATGTGGGGTTAGAATGGGAATAAAGAATCTGTTAAATTTCATCATCACTACATTTCTGCCACGAATAAACGAATAACAAGCCAAATGGGAGGAATAGCGAATAATCTGCCTTGGCAGTTTTCACTAATACAGATTCGTGTGGAAACAATGTTTATTTTATTCGCATTAAATTGTACTGTGAACTTCATTCGGCCACGTGTCTGCCTTAGGCTGATTCGTGGGAAATGAATTCAAATTCATCACTTTTTCATTTAAAAATGTGTATTGGCGATTCTCCTAATCCGAATTTTAAACAGATTCGTACTTTTGCACCATGAAACAATGGAACGGCAACAACTTCAGATTGGGAATGCTAGGCGGAGGCCAATTGGGTAGAATGTTTATCCAGGAAGCCCTGAACTACGATGTTCATGTTCATTGTATGGATCCTGACCCGAATGCACCGTGTAAAACCATTGCCAGCAGTTTTATTGTGGGTTCACTTACCGATTATGACCAGGTAATGGCATTTGGTAAAGACAAACAGGTGGTAACCGTGGAAATTGAAAATGTAAACATTGAAGCCCTACAGGATCTTGAAAAGCAAGGAATAGCTGTGTTTCCACAACCACGGGTTCTGGCCATTGTTCAGGATAAAGGATTGCAAAAGCAGTTTTACGCAGATCAGGATATTCCAACAGCTGATTTTTCATTGGTAGAATCACGTGAGGAGTTGCTGAAACTGGCTCCTGAAATGCCCTTTGTGCTCAAACTTCGCAAAGGTGGCTACGATGGAAAAGGTGTTCAGATTATCCGTTCGCAGGAAGATTTAAAAGAAGCTTTCGACGGGCCTTGCATTGTTGAAAAAATGGTTCCTTTTTCGAAAGAATTATCAGTGATCGTTGCACGCAATCAGGCCGGAGAAACAGCCGTTTATCCAACTGTTGAATGTGAATTCAGTCCGACGGCCAACCTGGTTGAATTCCTTTTTTCACCGGCAGATGTTTCTCCCGAAATTGAGCAGGAAGCTACAAAACTCGCACTTCAGGTGATCGATTCACTGGAAATGGTTGGCTTGCTGGCTGTAGAATTGTTCCTGACATCAGACGGGAAATTAATGGTAAACGAAATTGCTCCGCGACCACATAATAGCGGCCATCATACGATCGAATGCGCACTGACGTCACAGTTTGAGCAACACATGCGCAGTATTCTGAACGCTCCGTTAGGTAATACAGGATTGGTGTCACCGGGAGTAATGATCAACTTGTTAGGCGCTCCCGGTTATGAAGGCGAAGCCGTTTACGACGGATTGAAGGAAACCATGCAGCTAAAAGGGGTGAAAGTGCATTTGTATGGTAAACAAACCACCAAACCATTTCGGAAAATGGGCCACGTAACTATTTTCGGAGACACGCTGGAAGTTGTAAAAGCAAAAGGCAGGCAAGTGAGTGAAACCCTCCGTGTAATTGCCTGATTCCCTTGAAAAATATTAAATGATTCCCACGAATTCACGAATTTTTTACGCGCCTAACGGACGCGTCTTATACATGAAAATGTGCACATGATGTCTATGTATAATGTCAGCGAGTGCGTTAGCCGAGCAAAAATTCGTGAATTCGTGGGGAAAAGAACGTATCGGCTAGCCGATACCAAGCATGAATATTCTTTATACATGGAGGATATTTATTAACTTGCTAGTCTAAACTTCAACGTTTGAACCTGTGCGCACTACATTGACAGCTTGTTTTTGTGTCATTCAGTTTTTACTGGCAGCGC
Encoded proteins:
- a CDS encoding 5-(carboxyamino)imidazole ribonucleotide synthase, with amino-acid sequence MLGGGQLGRMFIQEALNYDVHVHCMDPDPNAPCKTIASSFIVGSLTDYDQVMAFGKDKQVVTVEIENVNIEALQDLEKQGIAVFPQPRVLAIVQDKGLQKQFYADQDIPTADFSLVESREELLKLAPEMPFVLKLRKGGYDGKGVQIIRSQEDLKEAFDGPCIVEKMVPFSKELSVIVARNQAGETAVYPTVECEFSPTANLVEFLFSPADVSPEIEQEATKLALQVIDSLEMVGLLAVELFLTSDGKLMVNEIAPRPHNSGHHTIECALTSQFEQHMRSILNAPLGNTGLVSPGVMINLLGAPGYEGEAVYDGLKETMQLKGVKVHLYGKQTTKPFRKMGHVTIFGDTLEVVKAKGRQVSETLRVIA
- a CDS encoding GTPase ObgE, producing the protein MASDNFVDYVKIHCQSGNGGGGSAHFRREKYIPQGGPDGGDGGRGGHIILRGNKQLWTLLHLKFNKHIKAGHGSHGAGNLQTGSQGEDKYIDVPLGTIARNSETGEFLFEITDEGEERILVPGGRGGMGNDNFKSSTFQTPRFAQPGEKGQEGWMTLEMKVLADVGLVGFPNAGKSTLLSVISAAKPEIGDYPFTTLRPNLGIVKYRDHRSFVMADIPGIIEGAHTGKGLGLRFLRHIERNSLLLFMIPADSDDIHKEYKVLLNELQQYNPELLLKERLLAITKSDMLDAELKEAISADLPKIPWLFISSVAEQGLVELKDLIWSKLNHD
- a CDS encoding adenylate kinase; translation: MLNIVLFGPPGAGKGTQSERLIEKYGLVHLSTGDMFRAHIENDTELGKRVKQIMADGFLVPDSITIDMLEEEVQKHPDAKGFIFDGFPRTVVQAESLDTYLADKGQPIQTVLQLDVPEEVIKERIELRSKISGRADDAAEKLLKRINEYFTKTIHVLPYYIEQGKVTTINGVGEIDAISDKLYAAIEPHLK
- the hpt gene encoding hypoxanthine phosphoribosyltransferase: MNKCSKNRTFGQILHDEVLQIHDKTFEIFIHNEEIQTEIASLADTLNKEYAGKEVVFIAILNGAFMFAADLMKRVTLPCEISFVKVSSYQGMNSSGRVDEVIGLNTSIKNKHVIILEDIVDTGITINKIMTLLATEHPASIKITTLLYKPEAFIGKHTPDFVGFSIPNSFVVGYGLDYNEHGRNTEHIYQLKG